In Vigna radiata var. radiata cultivar VC1973A unplaced genomic scaffold, Vradiata_ver6 scaffold_625, whole genome shotgun sequence, the genomic stretch ACCCCTTGTGGTTGTTCTGCTATTTTGCTGCCTAATNTCTGTCTCACAAGCGGAATACTTGAAGTACAAAGACCCAACGCAGTCACTGAATGTTAGAATCAAGGACTTACTGCAGCGGATGACCCTGGAGGAGAAGATAGGTCAAATGGTGATTGAACGAAGTATTGCCACTCCTGAAGTGATGAAGAAGTACTTCATTGGTGAGCTCTCACCCAATCTCTGACCAAAAACCAGTACCTTATATTCTACTATACTATGCATTGTAGttattagtgttttttttttcccttataCAAGTGTACGATTTCTTTGATATAAAGGGTATAATCGTGTCTGCAATTAGAGAGGGGACATTAGAAAGAAATGTGATGTGATGTGATGATTGATGGACAGGGAGTGTGCTGAGTGGGGGAGGCAGTGTTCCAAAAATAAANGCATCTGCTGAGACTTGGATCCAAATTGTTAATGGGATTCAGAATGGATCTTTGTCTACACGCCTTGGGATTCCTATGATTTATGGCATAGATGCAGTTCATGGCCACAATAATGTCTACAAGGCCACCATCTTTCCTCACAATGTTGGGCTAGGAGTTACAAGGCAAGTATGCATATACTTAATGAATAATAATGGCCANNNNNNNNNNNNNNNNNNNNNNNNNNNNNNNNNNNNNNNNNNNNNNNNNNNNNNNNNNNNNNNNNNNNNNNNNNNNNNNNNNNNNNNNNNNNNNNNNNNNNNNNNNNNNNNNNNNNNNNNNNNNNNNNNNNNNNNNNNNNNNNNNNNNNNNNNNNNNNNNNNNNNNNNNNNNNNNNNNNNNNNNNNNNNNNNNNNNNNNNNNNNNNNNNNNNNNNNNNNNNNNNNNNNNNNNNNNNNNNNNNNNNNNNNNNNNNNNNNNNNNNNNNNNNNNNNNNNNNNNNNNNNNNNNNNNNNNNNNNNNNNNNNNNNNNNNNNNNNNNNNNNNNNNNNNNNNNNNNNNNNNNNNNNNNNNNNNNNNNNNNNNNNNNNNNNNNNNNNNNNNNNNNNNNNNNNNNNNNNNNNNNNNNNNNNNNNNNNNNNNNNNNNNNNNNNNNNNNNNNNNNNNNNNNNNNNNNNNNNNNNNNNNNNNNNNNNNNNNNNNNNNNNNNNNNNNNNNNNNNNNNNNNNNNNNNNNNNNNNNNNNNNNNNNNNNNNNNNNNNNNNNNNNNNNNNNNNNNNNNNNNNNNNNNNNNNNNNNNNNNNNNNNNNNNNNNNNNNNNNNNNNNNNNNNNNNNNNNNNNNNNNNNNNNNNNNNNNNNNNNNNNNNNNNNNNNNNNNNNNNNNNNNNNNNNNNNNNNNNNNNNNNNNNNNNNNNNNNNNNNNNNNNNNNNNNNNNNNNNNNNNNNNNNNNNNNNNNNNNNNNNNNNNNNNNNNNNNNNNNNNNNNNNNNNNNNNNNNNNNNNNNNNNNNNNNNNNNNNNNNNNNNNNNNNNNNNNNNNNNNNNNNNNNNNNNNNNNNNNNNNNNNNNNNNNNNNNNNNNNNNNNNNNNNNNNNNNNNNNNNNNNNNNNNNNNNNNNNNNNNNNNNNNNNNNNNNNNNNNNNNNNNNNNNNNNNNNNNNNNNNNNNNNNNNNNNNNNNNNNNNNNNNNNNNNNNNNNNNNNNNNNNNNNNNNNNNNNNNNNNNNNNNNNNNNNNNNNNNNNNNNNNNNNNNNNNNNNNNNNNNNNNNNNNNNNNNNNNNNNNNNNNNNNNNNNNNNNNNNNNNNNNNNNNNNNNNNNNNNNNNNNNNNNNNNNNNNNNNNNNNNNNNNNNNNNNNNNNNNNNNNNNNNNNNNNNNNNNNNNNNNNNNNNNNNNNNNNNNNNNNNNNNNNNNNNNNNNNNNNNNNNNNNNNNNNNNNNNNNNNNNNNNNNNNNNNNNNNNNNNNNNNNNNNNNNNNNNNNNNNNNNNNNNNNNNNNNNNNNNNNNNNNNNNNNNNNNNNNNNNNNNNNNNNNNNNNNNNNNNNNNNNNNNNNNNNNNNNNNNNNNNNNNNNNNNNNNNNNNNNNNNNNNNNNNNNNNNN encodes the following:
- the LOC106778482 gene encoding uncharacterized protein LOC106778482; its protein translation is MISPKCFVKVSSKGSKMGLMNLVTMVYLRCLIIYSGFERADRSRGSTSSVGMGEISAPLVVVLLFCCLXSVSQAEYLKYKDPTQSLNVRIKDLLQRMTLEEKIGQMVIERSIATPEVMKKYFIGSVLSGGGSVPKIXASAETWIQIVNGIQNGSLSTRLGIPMIYGIDAVHGHNNVYKATIFPHNVGLGVTRQVCIYLMNNNDLLAVVKT